A window of the Kineococcus mangrovi genome harbors these coding sequences:
- the tyrS gene encoding tyrosine--tRNA ligase, whose protein sequence is MNDVWDELQWRGLVAHSTDEAALREALATGPLTYYVGFDPTAASLHVGHLVQVLTARRLQQAGHRPLILVGGATGLVGDPRPSAERTMNDPSVVAGWVTGLQAQIAPFVDFEGPAAATMVDNLDWTRSMSTIEFLRDVGKHFSVNRMLDREAVSKRLATTGISFTEFSYVLLQSNDYLQLHRRYDCSLQLGGSDQWGNITAGCELVRRVDQRTVHALATPLLTKADGTKFGKTESGAVWLDPELTSPYAFYQFWLNAEDAKVVDYLKAFSFRSPEEIEELGRQVVDNPRARAAQRALAHEVTAIVHGEAAARAVEEASSALFGGGELDGIDEKTLRGALEELPTATPEEPAVRLAQLFADTGLAPSLSGARRTIGEGGAYVNNVKVTDPEATLADVTLLHGRYAVLRRGKKSLAAVALPLSQ, encoded by the coding sequence GTGAACGACGTCTGGGACGAACTGCAGTGGCGGGGCCTGGTGGCGCACTCCACCGACGAGGCCGCGCTGCGGGAGGCTCTGGCGACGGGTCCGCTCACCTACTACGTCGGCTTCGACCCCACCGCCGCGAGCCTGCACGTCGGGCACCTCGTCCAGGTGCTCACCGCCCGGCGGTTGCAGCAGGCCGGGCACCGGCCGCTCATCCTGGTGGGCGGGGCGACGGGCCTGGTGGGGGACCCGCGACCGTCGGCCGAGCGGACGATGAACGACCCGTCCGTGGTGGCGGGCTGGGTGACGGGCCTGCAGGCGCAGATCGCGCCGTTCGTCGACTTCGAGGGCCCGGCCGCCGCCACGATGGTCGACAACCTCGACTGGACGCGGTCGATGTCGACGATCGAGTTCCTGCGCGACGTCGGCAAGCACTTCAGCGTCAACCGGATGCTGGACCGGGAGGCGGTCAGCAAGCGGCTCGCGACGACGGGCATCTCGTTCACCGAGTTCAGCTACGTGCTGCTGCAGAGCAACGACTACCTCCAGCTGCACCGGCGGTACGACTGCTCGCTCCAGCTCGGCGGGTCGGACCAGTGGGGCAACATCACCGCCGGCTGCGAGCTGGTGCGCCGCGTGGACCAGCGGACGGTCCACGCCCTGGCGACGCCGCTGCTGACCAAGGCGGACGGGACGAAGTTCGGCAAGACGGAGTCCGGTGCCGTGTGGCTCGACCCGGAGCTGACGTCGCCGTACGCCTTCTACCAGTTCTGGCTCAACGCCGAGGACGCCAAGGTCGTCGACTACCTCAAGGCCTTCAGCTTCCGCAGCCCCGAGGAGATCGAGGAGCTCGGTCGGCAGGTCGTGGACAACCCGCGAGCTCGGGCGGCCCAGCGCGCGCTGGCGCACGAGGTCACGGCGATCGTGCACGGCGAGGCGGCAGCCCGGGCCGTGGAGGAGGCGTCGTCCGCGCTGTTCGGCGGGGGGGAGCTCGACGGGATCGACGAGAAGACTCTGCGCGGGGCGCTCGAGGAGCTGCCGACCGCGACGCCGGAGGAGCCGGCGGTCCGCCTGGCCCAGCTCTTCGCCGACACCGGTCTCGCACCCAGTCTCAGCGGCGCCCGCCGGACCATCGGCGAGGGTGGGGCGTACGTCAACAACGTCAAGGTGACGGACCCGGAGGCGACCCTCGCCGACGTCACGCTCCTGCACGGCCGGTACGCCGTGCTGCGGCGCGGCAAGAAGTCGCTCGCTGCCGTTGCTCTTCCGTTGTCGCAGTAG
- a CDS encoding DNA-3-methyladenine glycosylase codes for MGAALTLDRSFFDRDVLAVARDLLGGVVRHETPEGVVAVRLTEVEAYAGESDPGSHAFRGPTPRTRVMFGPPGFAYVYFSYGMHWCVNLVCAPEGTASAVLLRAGQVVEGVDLARSRRPAARRDVDLARGPARLAQALGVDRAQDGADVCSGGPLGVLPGHPVGDGDVTWGPRVGVSGAGAPTPWRVSLVNEPTVSAYRVGGRRSPTRKT; via the coding sequence GTGGGCGCGGCCCTGACGCTCGACCGCTCCTTCTTCGACCGCGACGTCCTCGCCGTGGCGCGCGACCTGCTGGGCGGGGTCGTGCGCCACGAGACGCCGGAGGGGGTCGTCGCCGTGCGGTTGACGGAGGTGGAGGCCTACGCGGGGGAGTCCGACCCGGGTTCGCACGCGTTCCGCGGGCCGACACCGCGGACGCGGGTGATGTTCGGGCCGCCCGGGTTCGCCTACGTCTACTTCTCCTACGGCATGCACTGGTGCGTGAACCTCGTGTGCGCTCCCGAGGGCACGGCGTCGGCCGTCCTCCTGCGTGCCGGGCAGGTCGTGGAGGGGGTGGACCTGGCCCGCTCGCGGCGGCCCGCGGCCCGCCGCGACGTCGACCTGGCCCGTGGACCGGCTCGGCTGGCGCAGGCGCTGGGTGTGGACCGCGCTCAGGACGGGGCCGACGTCTGTTCCGGGGGCCCCCTCGGGGTGCTGCCCGGGCACCCGGTCGGGGACGGTGACGTCACGTGGGGGCCCCGCGTGGGCGTCTCGGGCGCGGGGGCTCCCACGCCCTGGCGCGTTTCCCTCGTGAACGAGCCCACCGTCTCCGCGTACCGTGTCGGCGGGCGACGGTCGCCCACGCGGAAGACCTGA
- the argH gene encoding argininosuccinate lyase, translated as MTQNPPQQGEKGLWGARFATGPAEAMAALSKSTHFDFRLARYDLAGSRAHARVLHGAGLLDAATVQALLDGLDALEADVVSGAFVPAPDDEDVHSALERALVDRVGGDVGGRLRAGRSRNDQIATLLRMFLRDHARVVAGLVLDVVEALLTQAAAHPTAAMPGRTHLQHAQPVLLGHHLMAHAWPLLRDVERLRDWDARAAVSPYGSGALAGSSLGLDPVAVAHELGFTRSVENSIDGTASRDLAAEFAFVAAMIGVDLSRISEEVIVWATKEFSFVTLDDAWSTGSSIMPQKKNPDVAELARGKAGRLIGDLTGLLVTLKGLPLAYNRDLQEDKEPVFDAVDTLELLLPAVAGMVATLHFHTDRMASLAPQGFALATDVAEWLVRQGVPFREAHQISGACVRRCEERSAQEDRSVELWDLTVEDLAAISPHLTPEVRDVLSTEGSLSSRDGVGGTAPVRVAEQLEAAQDALAGHLAWARP; from the coding sequence ATGACGCAGAACCCCCCGCAGCAGGGCGAGAAGGGCCTGTGGGGCGCCCGGTTCGCCACCGGCCCCGCCGAGGCGATGGCCGCGCTGTCGAAGTCGACGCACTTCGACTTCCGCCTCGCCCGGTACGACCTCGCCGGCTCCCGCGCGCACGCGCGCGTCCTGCACGGCGCCGGCCTGCTCGACGCGGCCACCGTGCAGGCGCTCCTGGACGGTCTCGACGCGCTGGAGGCGGACGTGGTCTCCGGGGCGTTCGTGCCGGCCCCCGACGACGAGGACGTCCACTCGGCCCTGGAACGCGCGCTCGTGGACCGCGTGGGGGGTGACGTTGGCGGCCGGCTGCGGGCCGGCCGTTCCCGCAACGACCAGATCGCGACGCTGCTGCGGATGTTCCTGCGCGACCACGCCCGCGTCGTCGCCGGGCTCGTCCTGGACGTCGTCGAGGCGCTGCTGACGCAGGCCGCGGCGCACCCGACGGCGGCGATGCCGGGGCGCACGCACCTGCAGCACGCCCAGCCGGTCCTGCTCGGTCACCACCTCATGGCCCACGCGTGGCCGCTGCTGCGCGACGTCGAGCGCCTGCGCGACTGGGACGCCCGCGCCGCGGTGTCCCCGTACGGGTCGGGTGCGTTGGCGGGGTCCTCGCTCGGCCTGGACCCGGTGGCCGTCGCGCACGAGCTGGGGTTCACCCGCAGCGTCGAGAACTCCATCGACGGCACCGCTTCGCGCGACCTCGCCGCCGAGTTCGCCTTCGTCGCGGCGATGATCGGGGTGGACCTGTCCCGCATCTCCGAGGAGGTCATCGTCTGGGCCACCAAGGAGTTCTCCTTCGTCACCCTCGACGACGCCTGGTCGACGGGGTCGAGCATCATGCCGCAGAAGAAGAACCCCGACGTGGCCGAGCTCGCCCGCGGGAAGGCCGGCCGTCTCATCGGCGACCTCACGGGCCTGCTGGTGACGCTCAAGGGGCTGCCGCTGGCCTACAACCGGGACCTGCAGGAGGACAAGGAGCCCGTGTTCGACGCGGTCGACACGCTCGAGCTCCTGCTGCCCGCCGTCGCGGGCATGGTGGCCACGCTGCACTTCCACACCGACCGGATGGCCTCGCTGGCGCCGCAGGGCTTCGCCCTGGCCACCGACGTCGCGGAGTGGCTGGTGCGCCAGGGCGTCCCCTTCCGCGAGGCGCACCAGATCTCCGGTGCCTGCGTGCGCCGCTGCGAGGAACGGTCCGCGCAGGAGGACCGCAGCGTGGAGCTGTGGGACCTGACCGTGGAGGACCTCGCGGCCATCTCACCGCACCTCACCCCCGAGGTCAGGGACGTGCTGTCGACGGAGGGTTCGCTGAGCTCGCGCGACGGCGTCGGCGGAACCGCTCCCGTCCGCGTGGCCGAGCAGCTGGAAGCGGCCCAGGACGCTCTGGCGGGTCACCTGGCGTGGGCGCGGCCCTGA
- a CDS encoding arginine repressor: MTSVPTPPAGPGAGTKAFRHDRIAAVLARYPVRSQTELASHLAEEGVAVTQATLSRDLVELGAVKVRDGDLGLVYALPAEGGDRTPRRGVGQEVLDARLARWCEELLVSAEASANLVVLRTPPGAAQFLASAVDHSVIPSLLGTIAGDDTVLVITRDPLGGDAVAARFLALARRTAAVDQPADQPDEVDVP, encoded by the coding sequence GTGACCTCGGTCCCGACCCCGCCCGCCGGCCCGGGGGCGGGCACGAAGGCGTTCCGGCACGACCGGATCGCCGCGGTCCTGGCCCGCTACCCGGTCCGCTCGCAGACCGAGCTGGCCAGCCACCTGGCCGAGGAGGGTGTCGCGGTGACGCAGGCGACGCTGTCGCGCGACCTCGTCGAGCTGGGAGCGGTCAAGGTCCGCGACGGCGACCTCGGGCTCGTCTACGCGCTGCCCGCCGAGGGCGGTGACCGCACCCCCCGCCGCGGCGTCGGGCAGGAGGTTCTCGACGCCCGGCTCGCCCGCTGGTGCGAGGAACTCCTCGTCAGCGCCGAGGCGTCGGCCAACCTCGTCGTCCTGCGCACCCCGCCGGGGGCGGCGCAGTTCCTGGCCAGCGCGGTCGACCACTCGGTGATCCCGTCGCTGCTCGGCACCATCGCCGGGGACGACACCGTGCTGGTCATCACCCGCGACCCCCTGGGGGGCGACGCCGTCGCCGCCCGGTTCCTGGCGCTGGCGCGCCGGACCGCAGCCGTTGACCAACCAGCCGACCAACCCGACGAAGTGGACGTGCCATGA
- the argF gene encoding ornithine carbamoyltransferase: protein MTVRHFLADDDLSPAEQAEVLALAARLKQDRFAEKPLAGPRTVALLFDKPSTRTRVSFSVGVADLGGVPLVVDAAGSQLGRGEPVADTARVLERQVAAIVWRTFSQDSLAEMAANSRVPVVNSLTDLYHPCQILADLQTVAEHKGTLAGLTLAYVGDGANNMAHSYALGGATAGMHVRIGTPASDLPDPGVVARARAVAATTGGSVTVTSNAAEAVAGADVVATDTWVSMGQEGQEDERFRPFSLTSALLARAAPGAVVLHCLPAYRGKEIDADVIDGPQSVVWDEAENRLHAQKALLVWLLEKSR from the coding sequence GTGACCGTCCGGCACTTCCTCGCCGACGACGACCTCAGTCCCGCCGAGCAGGCCGAGGTCCTCGCGCTCGCCGCACGCCTCAAGCAGGACCGGTTCGCCGAGAAGCCCCTCGCCGGGCCCCGGACCGTCGCGCTGCTGTTCGACAAGCCCTCGACCCGGACGCGCGTCTCCTTCAGCGTCGGTGTCGCCGACCTCGGCGGGGTGCCCCTCGTCGTCGACGCGGCCGGCTCGCAGCTCGGTCGCGGGGAACCCGTCGCCGACACCGCGCGCGTCCTGGAGCGCCAGGTCGCTGCGATCGTCTGGCGGACGTTCTCGCAGGACTCCCTCGCCGAGATGGCGGCGAACTCCCGCGTGCCCGTCGTGAACTCCCTGACGGACCTGTACCACCCGTGCCAGATCCTCGCCGACCTGCAGACGGTCGCCGAGCACAAGGGGACCCTCGCCGGGCTGACGCTCGCCTACGTGGGGGACGGGGCGAACAACATGGCCCACTCCTACGCCCTCGGTGGGGCCACGGCGGGGATGCACGTCCGCATCGGCACCCCCGCCTCCGACCTGCCCGACCCGGGTGTGGTGGCCCGCGCCCGGGCCGTCGCGGCCACCACAGGCGGTTCCGTGACGGTGACGTCGAACGCCGCCGAGGCCGTCGCGGGGGCCGACGTGGTCGCCACCGACACCTGGGTCTCCATGGGCCAGGAGGGGCAGGAGGACGAGCGGTTCCGCCCGTTCTCCCTCACGAGCGCGCTGCTCGCGCGGGCCGCCCCCGGTGCCGTCGTCCTGCACTGCCTGCCCGCCTACCGGGGCAAGGAGATCGACGCCGACGTGATCGACGGGCCGCAGTCGGTCGTGTGGGACGAGGCGGAGAACCGGCTGCACGCGCAGAAGGCGCTGCTGGTCTGGTTGCTCGAGAAGTCCCGGTGA
- a CDS encoding acetylornithine transaminase — MELTTEHGGGAEALPVTDGTGQAWIERYTRSVMQTFGTPQRVLVRGEGCHVWDADGNRYLDLLGGIATNSLGHAHPLLVAAVTTQLTTLGHVSNFFASAPQVAFAERLLEVAGAPEGSAVFFANSGTEANEAAFKMARRTGRPKVVSTHGAFHGRTMGALALTAKEAYRAPFEPLPGGVEFVPYGDVGALGRAVDGATAAVFLEPVQGENGVVPAPDGYLAAARRITAEHGALLVLDEVQTGIGRTGEWFAFQNPRHEGVVPDVVTVAKGLGGGVPVGAVVAFGPRNATLLGAGQHGSTFGGNPVASAAGLAVLHAVARDGLLDNATTVGRHLRAAVEALGHPLVEGVRGEGLLLGIALTQPVGAQVVQAALSRGFIVNAARPDTVRLAPPLVLTAAQADTFVTALPEILDTALKGATP; from the coding sequence ATGGAACTCACCACGGAACACGGGGGCGGCGCCGAGGCCCTCCCGGTCACCGACGGGACCGGGCAGGCCTGGATCGAGCGCTACACCCGCTCGGTCATGCAGACGTTCGGCACCCCGCAGCGCGTGCTCGTCCGCGGTGAGGGCTGCCACGTCTGGGACGCCGACGGCAACCGCTACCTCGACCTGCTCGGGGGCATCGCCACGAACTCCCTCGGGCACGCGCACCCGCTGCTCGTGGCCGCGGTGACGACCCAGCTGACGACGCTCGGGCACGTCTCGAACTTCTTCGCCTCCGCCCCGCAGGTCGCGTTCGCCGAGCGGTTGCTCGAGGTGGCCGGCGCCCCGGAGGGGTCCGCGGTGTTCTTCGCGAACTCCGGCACCGAGGCGAACGAGGCCGCGTTCAAGATGGCCCGCCGGACCGGTCGCCCGAAGGTCGTCTCGACCCACGGGGCGTTCCACGGCCGGACGATGGGAGCCCTCGCCCTCACGGCGAAGGAGGCCTACCGCGCCCCCTTCGAGCCGCTCCCGGGCGGGGTGGAGTTCGTCCCCTACGGCGACGTCGGGGCGCTCGGCCGGGCGGTCGACGGCGCCACGGCGGCCGTGTTCCTCGAACCCGTCCAGGGCGAGAACGGTGTCGTCCCGGCCCCCGACGGCTACCTCGCCGCGGCCCGGCGGATCACCGCCGAGCACGGCGCGCTCCTCGTCCTCGACGAGGTGCAGACCGGCATCGGGCGGACCGGGGAGTGGTTCGCCTTCCAGAACCCCCGTCACGAGGGCGTCGTCCCGGACGTCGTCACGGTCGCCAAGGGGCTCGGCGGCGGCGTCCCCGTCGGTGCCGTCGTCGCCTTCGGCCCGCGCAACGCCACGCTCCTGGGCGCCGGTCAGCACGGGTCGACGTTCGGCGGGAACCCGGTCGCGTCCGCAGCCGGTCTGGCCGTCCTGCACGCCGTCGCGCGTGACGGTCTGCTGGACAACGCGACCACGGTCGGCCGGCACCTGCGCGCGGCGGTCGAGGCCCTGGGCCACCCGCTCGTCGAGGGGGTGCGCGGGGAGGGGTTGCTCCTGGGGATCGCGCTCACGCAGCCCGTCGGGGCGCAGGTCGTCCAGGCGGCGCTGTCCCGCGGGTTCATCGTCAACGCGGCACGTCCGGACACCGTCCGCCTCGCCCCGCCGCTCGTCCTCACCGCCGCCCAGGCCGACACGTTCGTGACCGCACTGCCCGAGATCCTCGACACCGCGCTGAAGGGAGCGACCCCGTGA
- the argB gene encoding acetylglutamate kinase → MSPELTDLSAQDKANVLVEALPWLQKWHGALVVLKYGGNAMVDDGLKRAFAQDVVFLRTAGLRPVVVHGGGPQISTMLRRLDIRSEFRGGLRVTTPETMDVVRMVLTGQVGRELVGLLNAHGPLAVGLSGEDAGLLRATRRGAVVDGELVDVGLVGDVVGVDPRAVVDLLDAGRIPVISTVAPEVDDDGNPVHGQVLNVNADTAASAIAVALGAQKFVVMTDVAGLYRDWPNTDSLVREIAADDLADLLPSLESGMVPKMEACLRAVRGGVPRATVIDGRQAHSVLLEVFTTSGNGTMVVP, encoded by the coding sequence ATGAGCCCTGAACTGACCGACCTGTCCGCCCAGGACAAGGCGAACGTCCTCGTCGAGGCCCTGCCGTGGCTGCAGAAGTGGCACGGTGCCCTCGTCGTCCTCAAGTACGGCGGCAACGCCATGGTCGACGACGGGCTCAAGCGCGCGTTCGCGCAGGACGTCGTGTTCCTGCGCACCGCGGGGTTGCGGCCCGTCGTCGTGCACGGCGGGGGTCCGCAGATCTCGACGATGCTGCGCAGGCTCGACATCCGCAGCGAGTTCCGCGGCGGTCTGCGCGTCACGACCCCCGAGACGATGGACGTCGTCCGGATGGTCCTCACGGGGCAAGTCGGCCGGGAACTCGTCGGCCTGCTCAACGCGCACGGCCCGCTGGCCGTCGGCCTGTCCGGGGAGGACGCCGGGTTGCTGCGCGCCACCCGCCGCGGTGCGGTCGTGGACGGTGAACTCGTCGACGTCGGTCTCGTCGGCGACGTCGTGGGCGTCGACCCGCGCGCCGTGGTGGACCTCCTCGACGCCGGACGCATCCCCGTCATCTCGACCGTCGCGCCCGAGGTCGACGACGACGGGAACCCCGTGCACGGCCAGGTCCTCAACGTGAACGCCGACACCGCGGCCTCGGCGATCGCCGTGGCGCTGGGCGCGCAGAAGTTCGTCGTCATGACCGACGTCGCGGGCCTGTACCGCGACTGGCCGAACACCGACTCCCTCGTGCGGGAGATCGCGGCCGACGACCTCGCCGACCTCCTGCCGTCGCTGGAGTCGGGGATGGTCCCGAAGATGGAGGCGTGCCTGCGCGCCGTCCGCGGCGGGGTGCCGCGGGCGACGGTCATCGACGGCCGGCAGGCGCACTCAGTGCTGCTGGAGGTCTTCACGACCTCCGGCAACGGCACGATGGTCGTGCCGTGA
- the argJ gene encoding bifunctional glutamate N-acetyltransferase/amino-acid acetyltransferase ArgJ yields MSVTAAKGFRAAGVTAGLKASGRPDLALVVNDGPLEAGAAVYTSNRCKAHPVLWSERASADGHLKAVVLNSGGANCFTGPQGFQTTHATAELVGELTGAGAADVVVCSTGLIGVEFSREKLLEGVRAAAAVLSTEGGTAAATAIMTTDTVSKQAIASGEGFVVGGMAKGAGMLAPGLATMLVVLTTDAVVEAADLDRALRAATRTTFDRVDSDGCMSTNDTVVLLASGASGTTPGPEAFGEVVRRVCADLARMLVADAEGADHDIAIEVVGAASEDEAVEVGRSVARNNLFKAAVFGRDPNWGRVMAAVGTTSARFDPQTLDVSLNGVAVCVDGAPHADPALVDLAPREVRVRIDLKAGPATATIWTNDLTHAYVHENSAYST; encoded by the coding sequence GTGAGCGTCACCGCCGCGAAGGGTTTCCGCGCCGCCGGTGTCACCGCCGGGCTCAAGGCCTCCGGCCGCCCCGACCTCGCCCTCGTCGTCAACGACGGTCCGCTCGAGGCCGGCGCCGCGGTCTACACGTCGAACCGCTGCAAGGCGCACCCCGTGCTGTGGAGCGAACGCGCCAGCGCCGACGGTCACCTGAAGGCCGTCGTCCTGAACTCCGGCGGCGCGAACTGCTTCACCGGCCCGCAGGGTTTCCAGACGACGCACGCCACGGCCGAGCTGGTCGGGGAACTCACCGGCGCCGGTGCGGCCGACGTCGTCGTCTGCTCGACCGGGCTCATCGGGGTGGAGTTCTCGCGGGAGAAGCTGCTCGAGGGGGTGCGCGCCGCGGCCGCGGTCCTGTCGACCGAGGGCGGGACGGCGGCGGCCACGGCCATCATGACGACGGACACCGTCTCCAAGCAGGCCATCGCCAGTGGCGAGGGGTTCGTCGTCGGGGGCATGGCCAAGGGGGCCGGGATGCTCGCGCCGGGCCTGGCGACGATGCTCGTCGTCCTGACCACCGACGCCGTCGTGGAGGCCGCCGACCTCGACCGCGCGCTGCGGGCCGCCACCCGGACGACGTTCGACCGCGTCGACTCCGACGGCTGCATGTCGACCAACGACACCGTCGTCCTGCTCGCCTCCGGCGCCAGCGGCACCACGCCCGGCCCGGAGGCGTTCGGCGAGGTCGTCCGGCGTGTCTGTGCCGACCTCGCGCGGATGCTCGTGGCGGACGCCGAGGGCGCGGACCACGACATCGCGATCGAGGTCGTCGGGGCCGCCTCCGAGGACGAGGCCGTCGAGGTGGGCCGCTCCGTGGCGCGGAACAACCTGTTCAAGGCCGCGGTGTTCGGCAGGGACCCGAACTGGGGCCGGGTCATGGCGGCGGTCGGGACGACCTCGGCGCGGTTCGACCCGCAGACGCTCGACGTGAGCCTCAACGGCGTCGCGGTCTGCGTCGACGGCGCCCCGCACGCCGACCCGGCCCTGGTCGACCTGGCCCCCCGCGAGGTGCGGGTCCGCATCGACCTCAAGGCCGGCCCGGCGACGGCGACGATCTGGACCAACGACCTCACCCACGCCTACGTCCACGAGAACAGCGCCTACTCCACATGA
- the argC gene encoding N-acetyl-gamma-glutamyl-phosphate reductase, translating into MEPGKRLSAAVAGASGYAGGEVLRVLLNHPHVEIGALTGASNAGTRLGQLQPHLLPLADRVLQPTTTEVLAGHDVVFLALPHGASAAVAAELGEDVLVVDLGADHRLADAAAWERFYGSAHAGTWPYGLPELPLAGGGRQRAHLAGTRRIAVPGCYPTSVSLALAPGLTAGLLAPDDVVVVAASGTSGAGKALKPHLLGSEVMGSMSPYGVGGGHRHTPEIEQNLGLAAGAPVTVSFTPTLAPMSRGILATCTARLADGASAAQVRAAWEDAYADEPFVHLLPEGQWPSTAQVSGGNACALQLAVDEHAGRVLVVSAIDNLVKGTAGGAVQSVNIALGLPEDAGLAAVGVAP; encoded by the coding sequence ATGGAACCCGGGAAGCGGCTGTCGGCCGCCGTCGCAGGGGCCAGCGGCTACGCCGGTGGCGAGGTCCTGCGGGTGCTGCTGAACCACCCGCACGTCGAGATCGGTGCCCTCACCGGCGCCTCCAACGCCGGCACGCGCCTCGGGCAGCTCCAGCCGCACCTGCTGCCGCTGGCCGACCGCGTCCTGCAGCCGACGACGACGGAGGTCCTCGCCGGTCACGACGTCGTCTTCCTCGCCCTGCCGCACGGTGCGTCGGCGGCCGTGGCGGCCGAGCTCGGTGAGGACGTCCTCGTCGTGGACCTCGGCGCCGACCACCGCCTCGCGGACGCCGCCGCGTGGGAGCGCTTCTACGGCAGCGCCCACGCCGGCACCTGGCCCTACGGCCTGCCCGAACTGCCGCTGGCCGGCGGGGGACGCCAGCGCGCACACCTCGCCGGCACCCGGCGCATCGCCGTCCCGGGCTGCTACCCGACCTCCGTCAGCCTCGCGCTCGCCCCCGGCCTCACCGCCGGGCTGCTCGCCCCCGACGACGTCGTCGTCGTGGCGGCCTCCGGCACGTCCGGGGCGGGCAAGGCGCTCAAGCCCCACCTGCTGGGCTCGGAGGTCATGGGCTCGATGAGCCCCTACGGCGTGGGTGGCGGCCACCGCCACACCCCCGAGATCGAGCAGAACCTCGGCCTCGCCGCCGGTGCACCCGTGACCGTGTCCTTCACCCCGACGCTGGCGCCGATGTCCCGCGGCATCCTCGCCACGTGCACGGCGCGCCTCGCGGACGGGGCGAGCGCGGCGCAGGTCCGGGCGGCGTGGGAGGACGCCTACGCCGACGAGCCCTTCGTCCACCTCCTGCCCGAGGGGCAGTGGCCCTCCACGGCGCAGGTGTCCGGCGGCAACGCGTGCGCGCTGCAGCTCGCCGTCGACGAGCACGCCGGGCGCGTGCTCGTCGTGTCCGCCATCGACAACCTCGTCAAGGGAACCGCCGGAGGAGCCGTGCAGTCCGTGAACATCGCCCTGGGTCTTCCCGAGGACGCCGGTCTGGCCGCCGTGGGGGTCGCCCCGTGA
- a CDS encoding SDR family NAD(P)-dependent oxidoreductase, whose amino-acid sequence MSEVPAVQPVRALVTGASQGIGRAVALGLAQAGFTVAVVARSARALDELVEEISRDGGRAVATAFDVTDASAVAAGVHALELELGGFDLLVQAAGRIEPQEVPPWEADPAHVRAVLEANVLGPFHVARAVVPGMVARGSGRVVDLSSGAASKDSGTHAAYAASKAALFRLGGAIAAAGAPHGVLAFELSPGVVRTAMSTSMSQHAERTEWTDPEAVVEMVRAIASGQLDAWSGRFLRVGADTPASLRAAEPRLGPATRKLVVTPYGPDDPIA is encoded by the coding sequence GTGTCTGAGGTCCCCGCGGTCCAGCCGGTGCGTGCGCTCGTCACCGGCGCCAGCCAGGGCATCGGCCGGGCGGTCGCGCTCGGCCTGGCGCAGGCGGGGTTCACCGTCGCCGTCGTCGCCCGCAGCGCGCGCGCCCTCGACGAGCTGGTCGAGGAGATCTCGAGGGACGGCGGCCGGGCGGTGGCGACGGCCTTCGACGTGACCGACGCCTCCGCCGTCGCGGCGGGTGTGCACGCCCTGGAGCTCGAGCTGGGCGGGTTCGACCTGCTCGTCCAGGCCGCCGGCCGGATCGAGCCGCAGGAGGTGCCGCCGTGGGAGGCCGACCCGGCGCACGTCCGGGCGGTCCTGGAGGCCAACGTCCTCGGCCCGTTCCACGTCGCGCGCGCCGTCGTGCCGGGGATGGTGGCGCGCGGTTCGGGCCGGGTCGTCGACCTCAGCTCCGGTGCGGCGTCCAAGGACAGCGGGACCCACGCCGCCTACGCCGCGAGCAAGGCGGCGCTGTTCCGCCTCGGCGGCGCGATCGCCGCGGCGGGCGCCCCGCACGGGGTGCTGGCCTTCGAGCTCTCGCCGGGCGTCGTGCGCACGGCGATGTCGACGAGCATGAGCCAGCACGCCGAACGCACCGAGTGGACGGACCCGGAGGCCGTCGTGGAGATGGTGCGCGCCATCGCCTCGGGGCAGCTGGACGCGTGGTCCGGGCGGTTCCTGCGCGTCGGCGCCGACACCCCCGCGTCGCTGCGCGCCGCCGAACCCCGCCTGGGTCCCGCCACGCGCAAGCTCGTCGTCACCCCCTACGGACCCGACGACCCGATCGCCTGA